The Caenorhabditis elegans chromosome II genome has a segment encoding these proteins:
- the hmg-12 gene encoding High mobility group protein hmg-12 (Partially confirmed by transcript evidence): MSDVAEEKAEFLVIRTYGSESFRKECADLIEKELHKLNATIARVPVGEFVAYAENAVKNETDSEAVGSSSVKRENSANDSPANTNDVDIVSSPVKRGRGRKAKNPSADADVNDTGSSPVKKGRGRPIKNPSADAGSPLVKKGRGRRAQTPAADTDAIDTASSPVKKGRGRPAKNPSADAGSPLVKKGRGRQAKNLAADTDAIDTASSPVKKGRGRPLKKTAAEADVNGLGSPSANRITGCPPSTKVSNQSSPPEPAVNESEEADEPVLKRGRSVKQPKDESESDDEDAEKAPAAIPKKRGRPGKSAIDAFFDGSD, translated from the coding sequence gaaaaagagCTGCACAAATTAAATGCAACAATCGCTCGCGTCCCGGTGGGGGAGTTTGTCGCTTACGCGGAGAACGCTGTCAAAAATGAGACGGATTCCGAAGCTGTTGGCTCATCGTCGGTCAAACGTGAAAACTCGGCAAATGATTCGCCCGCTAACACCAATGACGTCGACATTGTCTCGTCACCGGTCAAGAGAGGACGTGGGCGCAAAGCAAAGAATCCGTCCGCTGACGCGGATGTCAACGACACCGGCTCATCACCAGTCAAGAAGGGACGTGGTCGCCCAATAAAGAATCCTTCAGCTGATGCTGGTTCCCCATTGGTCAAGAAAGGACGTGGACGCAGAGCGCAAACTCCGGCAGCTGACACGGACGCCATCGACACCGCCTCATCACCAGTCAAGAAGGGACGTGGTCGCCCAGCAAAGAATCCTTCAGCTGATGCTGGTTCCCCATTGGTCAAGAAAGGACGTGGTCGCCAAGCGAAAAATCTGGCCGCTGACACGGATGCCATCGACACCGCCTCATCACCAGTCAAGAAGGGACGCGGTCGCCCACTGAAGAAAACTGCCGCTGAAGCCGACGTCAACGGATTGGGCTCACCATCTGCCAACCGAATAACTGGCTGCCCTCCATCGACAAAGGTTTCGAATCAATCTTCACCACCGGAACCTGCTGTCAACGAGTCTGAAGAGGCCGATGAGCCAGTCCTGAAGCGAGGACGTTCAGTGAAGCAGCCCAAAGACGAATCCGAGTCTGACGACGAGGATGCTGAGAAGGCTCCAGCCGCCATTCCAAAGAAGCGCGGGCGCCCAGGAAAATCTGCCATTGATGCCTTCTTCGATGGCTCAGACTAA